A stretch of DNA from bacterium:
ATTCAGACCGAAGAATTGACTAATAAGGAAAATTTATTACCAAGGCAAAACTTGCCGTCCTTGGATGATCAGAAAAATGACCAAGACCTCAGTGACCATCTCGTTGCGTTGTGGGAGCCAAGCTCTATGGCATCAGAACAATATCGAGAATTGAGAACACGGATACTCGATGCATCCCAAAAGGATGGAAAAAGAGTCTTCCTGATATCCAGTGCGATTAGTGGTGAGGGAAAGACTCTGGTAGCGACCAACCTGGCCATATCGTTAGCCAGTGGGGTTCATGAAACGGCACTGCTGATAGATGCTGATCTCAGGAATCCGAATGTGTCTTGTATGCTTGGCCTTGAAAAAACTACCAAAGGGCTGGCAGAGTATTTAACCGACGGAGGTAATTTATCGGATTTTATTACCAGAACTTCAATCCATAAACTGAACGTGATAACCTCCGGTTCGCCACCCCAAAATCCTTCTGAACTGATAAGCTCTGAGTACATGTCTAATTTGGTCAAGGAGGTAAAACATCGTTATAATAATCGCTATATCATCATAGATGCTCCCCCTCTCGTCCCGGTAACTGATTCGGTCGTCCTCTCATCCCTGGTAGATGGTATTATTATTGTTGTTAAGGCATTATCTACTCAGAGAGAAATTGTGGATAATGCTCTTGCCAAAATAGAGGCAAAGGAAAAAATTCTCGGATTGGTCATTAATTACTGCAAAGGTAATATACCTTATCCTTACTATAAGTATTACAATAAGGACAACAACAACAACAATAATAAGCATTGTAAAACCTGAAGAAACAATGATGGGTAAACAAAATTAATACAAAACCCATCGGTTGGCTATGGTAATGCCGCTGAGCAAAGCTCCGACAATCCCCACCAGCCCCTGATCTGTGCCACAAATAAAAAGATTTCTGATATCTGTCCGGCCATCGTTCACCTTGTCCGGCGATCCATAGACCGCACCGTTTTGTCTGCCGGTAAATCGCTGAACCGTCCTGGGAGTAAAGGTGTCCTGGGCTGCGATATGCTGCCCAAGTCCGGGAATAAACCGTTCTGCTCTCTGTACCGACTCGTGCAGGCAGCACTTTTTCTGCATCTGGTATTCCTCCTCCCCCAGCCTGTTCCAGAGATCGAAATTGGCCAGATGGGTGAGACGGATTATTCCTTCGGGCATCGGCTCATTCAATTGGTAATTATTGGGACAGCAGATCACACCGCTTGACAGATCAATCAGGGTATCCGGCTTCCGGTAGACAAAGTTTTCAGTGTCATTGGAGAAAAGAACCGTGTCCTCAAACTCGAGGGACTGTAAAGGTAAACAATCAAGCAGCAGAACGGATTCAACAAAGGTTAACTCTCCCGGCTCTGGCTCTCTGGCTCCCGCAGGCCAGGAGGAGCACAGTGCCCGTGTTTCGGGAATTCCGATACTTGAGATGATGACTTTGGCCCGCATCATCCGGCTATCAGCCAGGTGAATCTCAGCTACCTGGTCACGATGAATGTGGAGTTTGTGAACCCTGCACCCCGTTCGCAGCTCTCCACCGGCATCCCGGAATTTATCAACCAGTAGCTGAAGCACCTGCCGCATGCCATGCCGCGGGCGGGCAAATCCTTCATTAAAGATACTTCTGAAGAGAATGGAAAATTGGGCAAAGTCCATGTCATCAGCCCTTGAATTCCCGTAAAACATCACCGGGCACAGAAGCATTTCAATCAGGAGAGGGTCGGACAAGAATTGCTTCAGGGCCGTTCGGGCGAAAACCGATTCTCCTCCTCGTGAGAGGTCATCATACCCGGCTAAAGAGCCGGTAAGTTTTAAAAAGCCATCAACCTGGCTGGGGAACTTATCGGCGATTTCCTGGATCAGGAACTGAAAATCATTGGTAAATGCCAGTTCCTTCTCCGGAAAAACGATGCGGGAAATCCGCTGAGGGCAGAGATGGAAATCATCATAGGATAGCCGAAGCTGTCGCAGTATCCTGGTCAGAGGGGCTGATTTTGCCGATCGGGGCACATAGTTGGTCATAGCATGCAGGCCAACGTCCAGGATACGCCCCTGAAAAGGAAAGAAGGAATTCAATCCCCCTGCCCTGCTGTGTTTTTCCAGGATGCAGACCCGCCGGCCAAAATGGGCCAGCCGGATCCCCGCAGCCAGGCCGGACAGCCCGGCACCGATGATGACGACATCGTAATCCATTATGCTTTTTCACTTCTTTCCATTTTACTGAGCACCCTCTAGCACTAACTTTTGGAAAAAATATTGATGTCAATCCTGGTTATTAACCTAATTAAGGCGATGGAGAGGGTCAAGTTTTACAGAAATCTACTTTACCTAATTAATCTATCTTACTATTTATATTATTTAGATATACACGCAGTTTTTTAGGAAATGCATCAACAAATAGTAGAGCTTTTTTGTAAAGATCATAGATCTCTTGTACAGTTTTATCCATTGGAAACGTTGCGTAATTTTGGTGAACCAATTGGTTTCGAACCTGACCTAATTCTACAAAAGCACTAATCGAAGCTTGGAGTTCAGTGTCCTTCGCGATTTCTTCTCTCATAAAATCCTTAAAACCACTTCCAAATAATCCAAAAAACGCATTAGCATTCCTTGCATCCCACTGAAAATACGTATGATACTGGCGTTCGATAGCCTTATTCTTTAAAAATTCAATGAGAGGTTCTGCAGCCCTAGCTTGTTCTTCTGCAAATTCTAAAATGTGATTCTTAATTAAATACTCAAAGTAACTAGCTATAGATAACAACAATGTTTTTCTAAAATTACTATCAAAATTACTCCGCAAAGAGATTTCGTCATGTCTTATCAGATATTCATCCAGGACTTGATTTTCCTCATACAGCGTGTCAATGATAGTCTTATCCATTTTTCAGAATACCTATTCTATCTCAATGATCTCTTTTGCTCGTTTCAATCTATCTAAGACATTTTTTCTATTAGTTGTTTTCCCTTTTGCAACTAATAGGAAATCTTTATCCTGCTTCAAACGGTCTAACGATTCTGGCTTTACTTTTCCAGGAATTAACTGTCCTTGTTGATATGGTGAACTACAAACGGCGTTAAACACCGATTCAAATATTGTAATACTGAATTTATTTGCTGTGGTAAGAAAAGCATTTTTAGGCAATCTTGAACAACTGGATAGAAACGAAGTAAATAGTGATTCAAAATAACTTATTTCACTTGAACTTAATCGTTTTGCATCCCTTGCGAAGCCATTGAGAAACTTCATCATCGAGGGATTATATTTATTACCATCAGGCAACATGGCAAAGCTTCGAAGCAAGATTTCAATATCCTTCATATGAAGATCTACTTCAGGAATTCTAAGAAAATCACGCCATTCACTTTTAGTATTTAC
This window harbors:
- a CDS encoding polysaccharide biosynthesis tyrosine autokinase, with translation MKNMLEKVWQRKHNYLELSNIIHIEKLVNNIIQTEELTNKENLLPRQNLPSLDDQKNDQDLSDHLVALWEPSSMASEQYRELRTRILDASQKDGKRVFLISSAISGEGKTLVATNLAISLASGVHETALLIDADLRNPNVSCMLGLEKTTKGLAEYLTDGGNLSDFITRTSIHKLNVITSGSPPQNPSELISSEYMSNLVKEVKHRYNNRYIIIDAPPLVPVTDSVVLSSLVDGIIIVVKALSTQREIVDNALAKIEAKEKILGLVINYCKGNIPYPYYKYYNKDNNNNNNKHCKT
- a CDS encoding NAD(P)/FAD-dependent oxidoreductase — its product is MDYDVVIIGAGLSGLAAGIRLAHFGRRVCILEKHSRAGGLNSFFPFQGRILDVGLHAMTNYVPRSAKSAPLTRILRQLRLSYDDFHLCPQRISRIVFPEKELAFTNDFQFLIQEIADKFPSQVDGFLKLTGSLAGYDDLSRGGESVFARTALKQFLSDPLLIEMLLCPVMFYGNSRADDMDFAQFSILFRSIFNEGFARPRHGMRQVLQLLVDKFRDAGGELRTGCRVHKLHIHRDQVAEIHLADSRMMRAKVIISSIGIPETRALCSSWPAGAREPEPGELTFVESVLLLDCLPLQSLEFEDTVLFSNDTENFVYRKPDTLIDLSSGVICCPNNYQLNEPMPEGIIRLTHLANFDLWNRLGEEEYQMQKKCCLHESVQRAERFIPGLGQHIAAQDTFTPRTVQRFTGRQNGAVYGSPDKVNDGRTDIRNLFICGTDQGLVGIVGALLSGITIANRWVLY
- a CDS encoding HEPN domain-containing protein; protein product: MDKTIIDTLYEENQVLDEYLIRHDEISLRSNFDSNFRKTLLLSIASYFEYLIKNHILEFAEEQARAAEPLIEFLKNKAIERQYHTYFQWDARNANAFFGLFGSGFKDFMREEIAKDTELQASISAFVELGQVRNQLVHQNYATFPMDKTVQEIYDLYKKALLFVDAFPKKLRVYLNNINSKID